In Hyalangium minutum, the following proteins share a genomic window:
- a CDS encoding acyl-CoA dehydrogenase family protein: protein MDFQLTDSQRALQETARKYAREVIRPKAAHYDETAEFPKDLISTGYELGMMNLGIPSECGGLGLTHLEQVLVCEELAWGCAGVATSLFANDLANLPIVLGGTEEQKKRLLTPFTEKPKLASFCLTEPAAGSDVAGMSTTARRDGDHYILNGSKCFITNGGYADQFTVFATMDKSKRHKGISCFVVEGKAAGLTIGKHENKMGQRASNTVTLTFEDVRVPVANRIGEEGEGWRIAMETLDNSRPTTAAFAVGIARAALEHSLEYSAQRQTFGKPIRDHQGIQFMLADMAMNIQAARLLTHQGAWMLDSGQKNTLVSSYAKCFAADMAMKVTTDAVQVYGGYGYIKEYPVEKLMRDAKLIQVYEGTSQVQRIVIARELFK, encoded by the coding sequence ATGGACTTCCAGCTCACGGACTCGCAACGAGCGCTCCAGGAGACCGCGCGCAAGTACGCCCGCGAGGTCATCCGCCCCAAGGCCGCCCACTATGATGAGACGGCGGAGTTTCCCAAGGACCTCATCTCCACGGGCTACGAGCTGGGGATGATGAACCTGGGCATCCCGTCCGAGTGCGGGGGACTGGGCCTCACCCACCTGGAGCAGGTCCTCGTCTGCGAGGAGCTCGCCTGGGGCTGCGCGGGTGTGGCCACCTCGCTGTTCGCCAACGACTTGGCCAACCTGCCCATCGTCCTCGGGGGCACCGAGGAGCAGAAGAAGCGCCTGCTCACGCCCTTTACCGAGAAGCCCAAGCTGGCCTCCTTCTGTCTCACCGAGCCCGCGGCCGGCTCGGACGTAGCGGGCATGAGCACCACTGCCCGCCGGGACGGGGACCACTACATCCTCAACGGCTCCAAGTGCTTCATCACCAACGGCGGCTACGCGGATCAGTTCACCGTGTTCGCCACGATGGACAAGAGCAAGCGCCACAAGGGCATCTCCTGCTTCGTCGTCGAGGGCAAGGCCGCGGGCCTCACCATCGGCAAGCACGAGAACAAGATGGGGCAGCGCGCCAGCAACACGGTGACGCTCACCTTCGAGGACGTGCGCGTCCCGGTGGCCAACCGCATCGGCGAGGAGGGCGAGGGCTGGCGCATCGCCATGGAGACGCTGGACAACAGCCGTCCCACCACCGCCGCCTTCGCCGTGGGCATCGCCCGCGCCGCGCTGGAGCACAGCCTGGAGTACAGCGCTCAGCGGCAGACGTTCGGCAAGCCCATCCGCGACCACCAAGGCATCCAGTTCATGCTCGCCGACATGGCCATGAACATCCAGGCCGCGCGCCTGCTCACCCACCAGGGCGCGTGGATGCTGGACTCCGGCCAGAAGAACACCCTGGTCTCCAGCTACGCCAAGTGCTTCGCCGCCGACATGGCCATGAAGGTCACCACGGACGCGGTCCAGGTCTACGGCGGCTACGGCTACATCAAGGAGTACCCCGTCGAGAAGCTGATGCGCGACGCCAAGCTCATCCAGGTCTACGAGGGCACCAGCCAGGTCCAGCGCATCGTCATCGCTCGGGAACTGTTCAAGTAG
- a CDS encoding sigma-70 family RNA polymerase sigma factor produces MPEPLDLAATFLSHVRGRLVLPSGAAELNLVLNQALESARTRWPEVKLAPELFMTHLAERLPGSKPESSLEELLGQLRVEELYLACACLHQVPMAAEMFEQHYLRKLPRLLRHRERSAATIDEICQLASMKILVATHEGPPKIAEYKGTGDLQGWVRVIAVRIALRQRQGPEFAPEEPEDFPEPIHLSEDPGLRFIKKHHQEDLRHAFREAFALLSDDDRYLLRLYYVDGLSMYKMEPLLRTSQPTISRRLSQIREKLGAEIKRHLHARLGVSEKDFQSFINLVDSQFDLHLSRLLGEAAAPDRTPPFS; encoded by the coding sequence ATGCCCGAGCCCCTCGATCTGGCTGCCACGTTTCTCTCGCATGTGCGGGGACGCCTCGTCCTTCCCTCGGGTGCTGCTGAACTCAACCTCGTGCTGAACCAGGCTCTGGAGAGCGCCCGCACGAGGTGGCCGGAGGTGAAGCTCGCCCCCGAGCTGTTCATGACACACCTGGCCGAGCGTCTGCCAGGCTCCAAGCCAGAGAGCTCCCTCGAGGAGCTCCTCGGGCAACTGCGAGTGGAAGAGCTTTACTTGGCGTGTGCCTGTCTGCATCAGGTTCCCATGGCTGCCGAGATGTTTGAGCAGCACTATCTCCGGAAGCTGCCCAGGTTGTTGAGACATCGCGAGCGCTCCGCCGCCACCATTGATGAAATCTGCCAGCTGGCCAGCATGAAAATCCTGGTCGCTACCCACGAGGGCCCTCCCAAGATCGCCGAGTACAAGGGAACCGGGGACCTGCAGGGCTGGGTGCGCGTCATTGCCGTGCGCATCGCCCTCCGTCAGCGCCAGGGGCCGGAGTTCGCTCCGGAAGAGCCGGAGGACTTCCCAGAGCCCATCCACCTCTCGGAAGATCCGGGGCTGCGCTTCATCAAGAAACATCATCAAGAAGATCTGCGACATGCCTTTCGCGAGGCCTTTGCCTTACTCTCGGACGATGACCGGTACCTTTTGCGCCTGTATTACGTGGATGGGCTGTCGATGTATAAGATGGAGCCGCTGCTGCGCACCAGCCAGCCCACCATCTCCCGGCGGCTGAGTCAGATCCGGGAGAAGCTTGGCGCGGAGATCAAGCGCCACCTTCATGCACGCTTGGGAGTGTCCGAGAAGGACTTCCAGAGCTTCATCAACCTCGTGGACAGTCAGTTCGATCTGCACCTCAGCCGGCTGCTGGGGGAGGCGGCGGCGCCGGATCGGACTCCGCCCTTCAGCTAA
- a CDS encoding CHAT domain-containing protein — MLPVLGGSVRDPLIAEKLYDMAELCLAQARLDDALVLLWRAFTLSEQRLRQEALAFSTSRLARFLQRLRAGEERLYALLRAHPEDVRVQRLALAAVLLLKGRALDEAADTSQAIYQRLGARACEAFARLCALREELSTLANQRVGWQSPADYQQRLQSLAAQGEALEAELARRSAPLRARAALPSAEHIIEQVAAALPRDGALVELVAYREPPFGPQPDTSESRNTARLRYLALVLFPDARVSVVDLGWAEFIDKAASELRNALANRDAAYLGMAQQLYELAFQPIHALVRGVRRLFLSTDGQLSFVPFAALHDGSQFLIDSFDFIYLTSGKELLPRVEDVPVSRSVVVLADPGFSGSGQEDFCAEAPAVSESSSHNVAQRTCVPLPGTRREAEAIQRLLPQAQLFLGPEATKERLLSLSAPGVLHLATHGSFQGDPSPGLAVQRAMVHFGVLGTDACAPRPSDPLLCSALALASSSDPAPADNCWVTALELAGMNLWGTQLVVLSACDTGRGEVKLGQGVYGLRRAFIIAGAETVVTSLWKVNDETTRTLMEAYYGFLREGQGRCSALQAAMRLVRQSHPHPHSWAPFIALGRDTPLRIAAA, encoded by the coding sequence ATGCTGCCAGTTCTCGGGGGAAGCGTCCGCGATCCGCTGATCGCGGAGAAGCTGTACGACATGGCTGAGTTGTGTCTGGCTCAGGCGCGTCTGGACGATGCGCTGGTCTTGCTCTGGCGCGCCTTCACCTTGTCCGAGCAGCGACTGCGCCAGGAAGCGCTCGCGTTCTCCACGTCCCGGCTGGCCCGCTTTCTCCAACGTCTCCGCGCTGGCGAGGAGCGCCTCTACGCGCTGTTGCGCGCTCACCCGGAGGACGTGCGCGTGCAGCGCTTGGCGCTCGCGGCCGTGCTGCTGCTCAAGGGCCGCGCCCTCGATGAGGCCGCTGACACCTCCCAGGCCATCTACCAGCGCCTGGGCGCGCGGGCCTGCGAGGCCTTCGCGCGGCTGTGTGCGCTGCGCGAGGAGCTCTCCACCCTGGCGAACCAGCGCGTGGGCTGGCAGTCCCCCGCGGACTACCAGCAGCGTCTCCAGTCGCTTGCCGCGCAAGGGGAGGCGCTCGAGGCCGAGCTGGCCCGGCGCTCGGCGCCGCTGCGCGCCCGCGCCGCGCTGCCTTCCGCCGAGCACATCATCGAGCAGGTCGCCGCGGCCCTCCCGCGAGACGGCGCCCTCGTCGAGCTGGTGGCATACCGGGAGCCTCCGTTCGGGCCTCAGCCTGACACTTCCGAGTCGCGGAACACCGCGCGGCTCCGCTACCTGGCGCTTGTCCTCTTCCCGGATGCCCGCGTGAGCGTCGTGGATCTGGGCTGGGCCGAGTTCATCGACAAGGCTGCCTCGGAACTGCGCAACGCCCTGGCCAACCGGGATGCCGCCTACCTGGGCATGGCCCAGCAGCTGTATGAGCTGGCCTTTCAGCCCATCCATGCGCTGGTGAGAGGAGTCCGGCGCCTCTTCCTGTCCACGGATGGCCAGCTCTCCTTCGTGCCGTTCGCCGCGTTGCACGATGGGAGCCAGTTCCTCATCGACTCCTTCGACTTCATCTATCTCACCTCCGGCAAGGAGCTGTTGCCTCGGGTGGAGGACGTGCCTGTCTCCCGCTCGGTGGTCGTGCTGGCGGACCCGGGTTTCAGCGGCTCTGGGCAGGAGGACTTCTGCGCGGAAGCGCCGGCGGTGAGCGAGTCCTCCTCGCACAACGTGGCGCAGCGGACGTGCGTGCCGCTGCCGGGCACCCGCCGGGAGGCCGAGGCCATCCAGCGCTTGTTGCCGCAGGCCCAGCTCTTCCTGGGACCGGAGGCGACCAAGGAGCGGCTGCTGAGCCTCTCCGCGCCCGGAGTGCTGCACCTGGCCACCCATGGCTCCTTCCAGGGGGATCCGTCTCCTGGGCTCGCGGTCCAGCGCGCCATGGTTCACTTCGGAGTACTGGGAACGGATGCCTGTGCACCACGCCCCTCCGATCCGTTGTTGTGCTCGGCGTTGGCGCTGGCCTCTTCCTCGGACCCGGCCCCTGCCGACAACTGCTGGGTGACGGCGCTGGAACTGGCGGGGATGAACCTTTGGGGCACGCAGTTGGTGGTGCTCTCCGCGTGCGACACCGGACGCGGCGAGGTCAAGCTGGGACAGGGTGTGTACGGGCTGCGCCGGGCCTTCATCATCGCGGGAGCGGAGACCGTGGTGACGAGTCTGTGGAAGGTGAACGATGAGACGACCCGGACGCTGATGGAGGCGTATTACGGTTTTCTGCGGGAGGGGCAGGGCCGCTGCAGCGCATTGCAGGCGGCGATGCGTCTGGTGCGCCAAAGCCATCCCCACCCCCACAGCTGGGCGCCTTTCATCGCCCTGGGGCGTGACACGCCGCTGAGAATAGCGGCGGCGTAG
- a CDS encoding KpsF/GutQ family sugar-phosphate isomerase: MARARRTPANKPRLRALPGRETAAARVSPPLEDDEAALTYARGVLEAEARAIVGVQLGESFLKALGLLRECQGQAVVTGMGKAGLIGQKLSATLASTGIRSVFLHPAEAVHGDLGRVGRGDVILALSNSGSTEELLRLLPSFRRLGTPVIAITGGLESPLARGADVVLDIGRIEEACPMGLVPTASTAALHAVGDALAMTLLRSREFGTEEYALLHPGGKLGRSVQRVFEVMRTGPANPVVRETAKLSEVVAVMTRTPGRPGATNVVDRQGRLVGIFTDGDLRRLVEQGRTDFTVPVREVMGRQPRCVSPETLVLTAAAQMREIKVDQLPVVDAEGRAVGLLDVQDLLAARFL, from the coding sequence ATGGCCCGCGCCCGCCGCACCCCCGCCAACAAGCCCCGCCTCCGCGCCCTTCCCGGCAGGGAGACGGCTGCCGCCCGCGTGTCTCCTCCTCTGGAGGATGACGAGGCGGCGCTCACCTACGCCCGAGGCGTGCTGGAGGCCGAGGCCCGGGCCATCGTGGGCGTGCAGCTGGGCGAGTCGTTCCTGAAGGCGCTCGGGTTGCTGCGCGAGTGCCAAGGGCAGGCGGTGGTGACGGGGATGGGGAAGGCGGGGCTCATTGGGCAGAAGCTGTCGGCCACGCTGGCGTCGACGGGCATCCGCTCGGTGTTCCTGCACCCGGCGGAGGCGGTGCACGGGGATTTGGGGCGGGTGGGACGCGGGGACGTGATTCTGGCGCTGTCGAACAGTGGGTCCACGGAGGAGCTGCTGCGGCTGTTGCCGTCGTTCCGGCGGTTGGGGACGCCGGTGATTGCGATCACGGGTGGGCTGGAGAGCCCGCTGGCGCGGGGCGCGGACGTGGTGCTGGACATCGGGCGTATTGAAGAGGCGTGTCCGATGGGGTTGGTGCCGACGGCATCGACGGCGGCGCTGCACGCGGTGGGTGATGCGCTGGCGATGACGCTGCTGCGCTCGCGGGAGTTCGGGACGGAGGAGTACGCGCTGCTGCATCCGGGTGGGAAGCTGGGGCGCTCGGTGCAGCGGGTGTTCGAGGTGATGCGCACGGGCCCTGCGAACCCGGTGGTGCGGGAGACGGCGAAGTTGTCCGAGGTGGTGGCTGTGATGACGCGGACGCCGGGCCGGCCGGGAGCGACGAACGTGGTGGATCGTCAAGGCCGGCTGGTGGGCATCTTCACGGACGGAGACCTGCGGCGGCTGGTGGAGCAAGGCCGCACGGACTTCACGGTGCCGGTGCGCGAGGTGATGGGCCGCCAGCCGCGGTGCGTGAGCCCAGAGACGCTGGTGCTCACGGCTGCAGCGCAGATGCGCGAGATCAAAGTGGACCAACTGCCCGTGGTGGACGCTGAAGGCCGGGCCGTGGGCCTGCTAGACGTGCAGGACCTGCTCGCCGCGCGGTTCTTATGA
- the fsa gene encoding fructose-6-phosphate aldolase, whose amino-acid sequence MKFFIDTADVGEIRKAYDMGCVDGVTTNPSLLAKVGRGLEETIREICSIVDGPVSAECVSLDAPELIKEGRTLAKIHDNVVVKIPMGVEGMKAVKALTSEGIRTNVTLVFSANQALLCAKAGATYVSPFVGRLDDISEEGMDLIANIIEIYGNYDFATQVLVASVRNPVHVLQAARMGADVATLPYSVIQQLAQHPLTEIGIKKFLADWEKVPKK is encoded by the coding sequence ATGAAGTTCTTCATCGACACCGCGGACGTTGGTGAGATCCGCAAGGCGTACGACATGGGCTGCGTGGACGGAGTCACCACCAACCCCTCCCTCCTCGCCAAGGTCGGCCGAGGCCTCGAAGAGACCATCCGTGAGATCTGCTCCATCGTCGACGGCCCCGTCAGCGCCGAGTGCGTCTCCCTCGACGCCCCCGAGCTCATCAAGGAGGGCCGCACCCTCGCCAAGATCCACGACAACGTCGTCGTGAAGATCCCCATGGGCGTCGAAGGCATGAAGGCCGTCAAGGCCCTCACCTCCGAGGGCATCCGCACCAACGTCACCCTCGTCTTCTCCGCCAACCAGGCCCTGCTGTGCGCCAAGGCCGGCGCCACCTACGTCTCCCCCTTCGTCGGCCGCCTCGATGACATCTCCGAAGAGGGCATGGACCTCATCGCCAACATCATCGAGATCTACGGAAACTACGACTTCGCCACCCAGGTGCTCGTCGCCAGCGTCCGTAACCCCGTCCACGTCCTCCAGGCCGCTCGCATGGGCGCCGATGTGGCCACGCTGCCCTACAGCGTCATTCAGCAGCTCGCCCAGCACCCCCTCACCGAGATCGGCATCAAGAAGTTCCTGGCCGACTGGGAGAAGGTCCCCAAGAAGTAG
- a CDS encoding bifunctional serine/threonine-protein kinase/formylglycine-generating enzyme family protein → MCNEFRLERPLGRGGMGVVYLAYDTSLDRHVALKFIADLRPQPTVQKYFENEARIVAQIQHPNVVQVFSTGEVEGHPYIVSEYITGSSLAELPLPIPWRQALGLGLGLARGLAAAHRRGVLHRDLKPSNAVLTESGEVKLLDFGLAEQLEQAPDGASSGGRVVAGTVAYMASELLEGAAATARSDIYALGLVLRELCTGVPPRPSRTATPEPPPSGRAPFIDPDFAALIDRCCAADARERFASAEALCEALERLTRIVAPVPLAAGNPYRGLEPFEAEHRALFFGRDADIHAVLDRLRYQPLVLVAGDSGVGKSSLCRAGVLPQVVAGVLEEGRETVTVTLWPGRRPLEALAAALAPRLGHKEEELVLLLKDKPSWLGRALREAYRSGRGLLLFIDQIEELITIAEPAQAEHFARILGELSLPTAGVRVLMAVRGDFLTRVCALPGLGEEAERALYLLRPLSPEGVREAIIGPARRRGVAFESEALIQVLMASMARGMGNLPLLQFALAELWERRDAARGCITQAALEQMGGVAGALSRHADGVLLRLRPAGRAAARGLLLRLVTAEGTRVERGEEDLLGSSEESARAALRALVEGRLLHMRTVGGEARWEIAHDSLIEGWGTLRDWLDGDIGHRVVRKRLEDASADWERLGGAREVLWGQRQLAEASLLDPSTLGLRERSFLAASRRVVVRQRWGRWVAALAVVLALAAVYAGLRLQTYREDTRFIATHQGLALEAFATGRGLARQAGDLREEALALFDGRGSPGPDPLQDSDEGKWARALALRDQAERDYARASRELERALERDRGNPETRELLAEVTYERILLAERFHQQREREERVQSLERMAEVSSEARRWWERFQAPAELELVTEPPGATVTIQRSIRGAEGERLERVPEAGTWGLTPLRGLRLPEGSYQLRITHPSSAPVELLVLLSHGAGEQLLVDLPASIPEGYVYVPPGCFLQGSADPEVLRVAMTSPPMHRVCLTQGYFIGRTEVTFGDWLMYLDSLPPGHSARQLLAQARFNDKGRAVVLRKTPGGGWSFSFHHSSQKVSTAAEGELFRYPTRTRRSTADWRRFPLTGISVRDLEDYFSWLDGTGRLPGARLCTALEWEYAARGVDGRSFPHGEVLLPDDANIDTTYGRIPLDYGPDMVGSHPNSTSPFGLVDTVGNAFELTRSVTPERGSISLRGGAWYYDVYSANMANHTAGDPTQSDLLTGVRVCARGGR, encoded by the coding sequence GTGTGCAACGAGTTCCGCCTGGAGCGTCCGCTCGGGCGCGGCGGCATGGGCGTGGTCTACCTGGCGTATGACACCTCGCTGGACCGGCATGTGGCGCTGAAGTTCATCGCCGACCTGCGTCCCCAGCCCACCGTCCAGAAGTACTTCGAGAACGAAGCACGCATCGTCGCCCAGATACAGCACCCCAACGTCGTCCAGGTGTTCAGCACGGGCGAGGTGGAGGGACACCCCTATATCGTCTCGGAGTACATCACCGGCAGCAGCCTCGCGGAGCTGCCGCTGCCCATTCCCTGGCGCCAGGCGCTGGGCCTGGGGCTGGGACTGGCCCGAGGGCTCGCGGCGGCGCACCGCCGGGGCGTGCTCCACCGCGATCTCAAGCCGTCCAACGCCGTGCTCACTGAGAGCGGCGAGGTGAAGCTGCTCGACTTTGGCCTGGCCGAGCAGCTCGAGCAGGCGCCGGACGGAGCCTCTTCTGGCGGACGCGTCGTCGCGGGCACGGTGGCCTATATGGCTTCCGAGCTCCTTGAAGGGGCGGCGGCGACCGCGCGCAGCGACATCTACGCCCTGGGGCTCGTGCTTCGCGAGCTGTGCACCGGCGTGCCGCCACGCCCTTCCCGGACGGCAACGCCAGAGCCTCCTCCCTCCGGACGTGCGCCGTTCATCGATCCGGACTTCGCCGCCCTCATCGACCGGTGCTGCGCGGCGGATGCGCGGGAGCGCTTCGCCTCGGCCGAGGCGCTCTGCGAGGCGCTGGAGCGCCTGACGCGAATTGTCGCGCCCGTGCCCCTGGCTGCTGGCAATCCCTACCGAGGGCTGGAGCCCTTCGAGGCCGAGCACCGGGCTCTCTTCTTCGGACGCGATGCAGACATTCACGCTGTCCTGGACCGGCTCCGCTATCAGCCTCTGGTCCTCGTCGCGGGAGACTCGGGTGTCGGCAAGTCCTCGCTGTGCCGCGCGGGGGTGCTGCCGCAGGTGGTCGCGGGAGTTTTGGAGGAAGGCCGGGAGACCGTCACGGTCACGCTCTGGCCTGGACGGCGCCCGCTGGAGGCACTGGCCGCCGCTCTCGCGCCCCGGCTGGGGCACAAGGAGGAAGAGCTTGTCCTGCTGCTGAAGGACAAGCCCTCCTGGCTGGGGCGAGCGCTGCGCGAGGCATACCGGTCCGGTCGCGGCCTGCTCCTCTTTATCGATCAGATCGAGGAGCTCATCACGATTGCGGAGCCAGCGCAGGCGGAGCACTTCGCCCGCATCCTCGGGGAGCTGTCCCTGCCGACGGCGGGTGTGCGTGTGCTCATGGCGGTGCGGGGAGATTTCCTGACGCGGGTGTGCGCGCTGCCTGGCCTGGGCGAGGAGGCGGAGCGCGCGCTCTACCTCCTGCGGCCCTTGTCCCCCGAGGGGGTGCGCGAGGCCATCATCGGTCCCGCCCGCCGCCGCGGTGTGGCGTTCGAGTCCGAGGCGCTCATCCAGGTGCTCATGGCCTCCATGGCCCGGGGCATGGGGAATCTGCCCCTTCTGCAGTTCGCGCTCGCCGAGTTGTGGGAGCGGCGCGACGCCGCGCGAGGCTGCATCACCCAGGCGGCGCTCGAGCAGATGGGAGGAGTGGCCGGAGCGCTGTCTCGGCATGCCGATGGGGTGCTCCTGCGCCTGCGGCCGGCTGGGCGCGCGGCGGCGCGGGGGCTGCTCTTGAGGTTGGTCACGGCCGAGGGCACGCGGGTCGAGCGAGGCGAGGAGGATCTCCTGGGAAGCTCGGAGGAGAGCGCCCGCGCCGCGCTTCGCGCGCTCGTCGAGGGCCGTCTGCTGCACATGCGCACCGTGGGCGGCGAGGCCCGCTGGGAGATCGCGCATGACTCGCTGATCGAAGGGTGGGGCACCCTGCGCGATTGGCTGGATGGCGACATTGGCCACCGGGTGGTGCGCAAGCGGCTCGAGGACGCGAGCGCCGACTGGGAGCGGCTGGGAGGGGCCCGGGAGGTGCTCTGGGGACAGCGCCAGTTGGCCGAGGCGAGCCTGCTCGATCCTTCCACCTTGGGGCTTCGGGAGCGCTCCTTCCTGGCCGCCTCCCGCCGTGTGGTGGTGCGCCAGCGGTGGGGACGCTGGGTGGCCGCGCTGGCTGTCGTGCTGGCCCTCGCCGCGGTCTATGCTGGGCTCCGCCTACAGACGTACCGCGAGGACACACGCTTCATCGCCACGCACCAAGGGCTGGCGCTGGAAGCGTTCGCCACGGGGCGCGGCCTTGCCCGGCAGGCCGGTGACCTCCGCGAGGAGGCGCTCGCGCTGTTCGACGGGCGGGGCTCTCCGGGGCCTGATCCCCTCCAGGACTCCGACGAGGGAAAATGGGCCAGGGCGCTGGCGCTGAGGGACCAGGCTGAGCGCGATTATGCTCGCGCCAGCCGGGAGCTCGAGAGGGCGCTGGAGCGTGACAGGGGGAACCCGGAAACGCGGGAGCTGCTGGCGGAAGTCACCTACGAGCGAATTCTCCTGGCGGAGCGCTTCCACCAGCAGCGTGAGCGCGAGGAGCGGGTGCAGAGCCTGGAGCGGATGGCCGAGGTCTCGAGTGAGGCGCGGCGGTGGTGGGAGCGATTCCAGGCTCCCGCCGAGCTCGAGCTGGTGACGGAGCCTCCGGGAGCCACCGTGACGATCCAGCGCTCCATCCGCGGCGCGGAGGGGGAGCGGCTGGAGCGGGTTCCGGAAGCGGGCACCTGGGGCCTGACCCCACTGCGGGGCCTGCGCCTGCCCGAGGGCTCCTACCAGCTGCGCATCACGCACCCCAGCTCCGCGCCCGTGGAGCTGCTCGTGCTCCTGTCCCACGGGGCCGGGGAGCAGCTCCTCGTGGACCTGCCCGCCTCCATCCCCGAGGGCTATGTGTACGTTCCGCCCGGATGCTTCCTCCAGGGGAGTGCCGATCCCGAGGTGTTGAGGGTGGCCATGACCAGTCCGCCGATGCACCGGGTCTGCCTGACCCAGGGGTACTTCATCGGGCGGACGGAAGTGACGTTCGGCGACTGGTTGATGTACCTCGACTCCCTTCCACCGGGGCACTCCGCGAGGCAGCTCCTCGCGCAGGCGCGCTTCAATGACAAGGGTCGCGCGGTGGTGCTGCGCAAGACGCCTGGCGGCGGCTGGAGCTTCTCCTTCCATCATTCGAGCCAGAAGGTCTCCACGGCGGCGGAGGGCGAGCTCTTCCGCTACCCCACGAGGACCCGGCGCTCCACCGCGGATTGGCGGCGGTTTCCGCTGACGGGCATCTCGGTCAGGGATCTCGAGGACTACTTCTCGTGGCTGGACGGTACGGGGCGCCTGCCCGGGGCGCGCCTGTGCACCGCGCTGGAGTGGGAGTACGCGGCGCGCGGCGTGGACGGCCGCAGCTTCCCTCATGGAGAGGTGCTGTTGCCGGACGACGCAAACATCGACACCACCTATGGCCGGATTCCCTTGGATTACGGGCCTGACATGGTGGGCTCGCACCCGAACTCGACCAGCCCCTTCGGGTTGGTGGACACCGTGGGCAATGCCTTCGAGCTCACCCGCTCCGTGACGCCCGAGCGGGGCTCGATCTCCCTTCGAGGAGGGGCTTGGTACTACGACGTGTACTCCGCCAATATGGCGAATCACACTGCGGGCGATCCCACACAGAGCGACCTGCTCACGGGGGTGCGTGTCTGTGCCAGGGGTGGCCGCTGA
- a CDS encoding electron transfer flavoprotein subunit beta/FixA family protein produces the protein MKILVTAKRVEDPESKIKVKPDGSGIVQEGLKYKINPFDEIAVEEGLRLVAKHGGEVVVVSIGGKEVQEQLRHALAMGAHRAVWVNHTGPLDQLGIAGLLQKVAEKEKPDMVVLGKQSIDDDQNQVGQYLAEFLGWSQATFASKVESLESEQEKNKAPALAVGADGKSVRVVREVDNGLATLECALPAVVTTDLRLNLPRYASLPGIMKAKSKPIEELTPQKLGVDVAPKIQVLKMSSPPPRKAGIKVADVAALVDKLRNEAKVV, from the coding sequence GTGAAGATCCTCGTCACCGCCAAGCGCGTGGAAGACCCCGAGTCCAAGATCAAGGTCAAGCCGGATGGCTCGGGCATCGTTCAGGAGGGGCTCAAGTACAAGATCAACCCCTTTGACGAGATCGCCGTCGAGGAGGGCCTGCGCCTCGTCGCCAAGCACGGCGGTGAGGTGGTGGTGGTGTCCATCGGTGGCAAGGAGGTGCAGGAGCAGCTCCGCCACGCCCTCGCCATGGGTGCCCACCGCGCCGTGTGGGTGAACCACACCGGCCCGCTGGATCAGCTGGGCATCGCTGGGCTGCTCCAGAAGGTCGCCGAGAAGGAGAAGCCCGACATGGTCGTGTTGGGCAAGCAGTCCATCGACGATGACCAGAACCAGGTGGGCCAGTACCTCGCCGAGTTCCTTGGCTGGAGCCAGGCCACCTTCGCCTCCAAGGTGGAGTCCCTGGAGAGCGAGCAGGAGAAGAACAAGGCCCCCGCGCTCGCCGTGGGCGCCGATGGCAAGTCGGTGCGCGTGGTGCGCGAGGTGGACAACGGGCTGGCCACGCTGGAGTGCGCGCTGCCCGCCGTCGTCACCACGGACCTGCGCCTGAACCTGCCGCGCTATGCCAGCCTCCCCGGCATCATGAAGGCCAAGAGCAAGCCCATCGAGGAGCTGACGCCGCAGAAGCTCGGTGTGGACGTCGCCCCGAAGATTCAGGTGCTGAAGATGTCCTCGCCGCCGCCGCGCAAGGCCGGCATCAAGGTGGCGGACGTCGCCGCGCTCGTGGACAAGCTGCGCAACGAGGCCAAGGTCGTCTAG
- a CDS encoding type II toxin-antitoxin system PemK/MazF family toxin → MTENTGEPSGTRHVRINRGDVFWIAPDDSRGPVPGYSHPHVVVQDDVFNHSRITTVVVCALTSNLHRATEPGNVLLEEGEGNLPKQSVVVVSQISSVDKTHLGERIGSLSSARVDQILDGLRFQQVSFFER, encoded by the coding sequence ATGACGGAGAACACAGGAGAACCCTCGGGCACCCGTCACGTGAGGATCAACCGCGGGGACGTGTTCTGGATCGCGCCCGATGACTCGCGCGGGCCTGTCCCGGGGTACTCCCATCCCCACGTGGTGGTGCAGGACGACGTCTTCAACCACTCGCGCATCACCACCGTGGTCGTATGCGCATTGACGTCGAACCTGCACCGGGCCACCGAGCCGGGGAACGTCCTGCTCGAGGAGGGCGAGGGCAACCTCCCCAAGCAGAGCGTGGTGGTCGTGTCGCAGATCTCCTCGGTCGACAAGACCCACCTGGGGGAACGCATCGGGTCGCTGTCCAGCGCACGGGTGGATCAAATCCTGGACGGCCTGCGCTTCCAACAGGTGTCGTTCTTCGAGCGGTAG